Part of the Streptomyces sp. NBC_00457 genome, GCCCGGCACTTCATGCCCAAGGACGGTGTCCTGCGCTACCTGGATCTGATGGCAGCCCACAAACTCAACGTCTTCCACTTCCATCTGACGGATGACCAGGGCTGGCGCATCGAGATCAAGAAGTACCCCCGGCTCACGGAGGTCGGCTCCTGGCGGGCCCGCACGAAATTCGGCCACCGGGCCTCGCCGCTGTGGGAGGAGAAGCCGCACGGGGGCTTCTACACCCAGGACGACATCCGGGAGATCGTCGCGTACGCCGCCGAGCGGCATATCACCGTCGTCCCCGAAATCGACGTACCGGGACACTCGCAGGCCGCCATCGCCGCGTACCCGGAACTCGGCAACACCGACGTCATCGACACGACCTCCCTCACGGTCTGGGACAACTGGGGCGTCTCTCTGAACGTACTCGCACCCTCTGACAACACCCTTCGCTTCTACGAGGGGGTGTTCGAGGAACTGCTGGAGCTGTTCCCTTCCGAGTTCATTCACATCGGCGGCGACGAATGCGCCAAGGAGCAGTGGCGGGAGTCGCCCTTCGTCCAGGCCCGCATCAAGGAACTCGGGCTCGCGGACGAGGACGGACTGCAGTCGTGGTTCATCGGGCACTTCGACCGGTGGCTCTCCGCGCGCGGGCGCAGGCTCATCGGCTGGGACGAGATCCTGGAGGGCGGCCTGGCACCGGGCGCCGCGGTGTCGTCCTGGCGCGGCTACGCGGGCGGAATCGCCGCCGCCCGGGCAGGTCACGACGTCGTCATGTGCCCTGAACAGCAGGTGTACTTGGACCACCGCCAGGACGGGGGTGCGGACGAGCCGGTCCCCATCGGCTACGTCCGCACCCTGGAGGACGTCTACCGGTTCGAACCCGTTCCACCCGAGCTGACGCCGGAACAGACCCGGCACGTCCTCGGGACGCAGGCCAACGTGTGGACCGAGGTGATGGAGGACCACGCGCGCGTGGACTACCAGACGTTCCCCAGGCTCGCGGCCTTCGCCGAGGTGGCCTGGAGCGTCGGCCTGCCCGCCCCCGCGGAACGGGACTTCGCCGATTTCGAGCGGCGGATGGCCGTCCACTACCGGCGACTTGACGCCCTGGGAGTCGCCTACCGGCCGCCTGCCGGGCCGTTGCCGTGGCAGCGGCGGCCGGGTGTGCTGGGCCGTCCCATCGAGGGGGCGCCGCCGAACAGGTAGCCGAACAGGTAAGGGCGCACGCATGGGAACACGCATGGGAACAGGTCAGGGAAAAGCCCTCAAGTGTCACCGAAGAGTGGCAATTCGCGCGCACGGTTGATGTCGTGCGAAAACGGACCATCTCGCTGGTGAGGGGGGCGAATGCCTCCTAGCGGACCCCCGCGTTCGGGCCCTGCGAAGATGTGCCAGAGTTGCCACGTCCGCCCTGTCAGCACGTACCGTACGGCAACACAGGTGGGACCAGGTGGGGCAGCGGGAAGGGGCAGCCGGTTTGACCACGAGCGCACCGCAGGCGGCGCAGGCCGTCACGCTGCCTACGACGCTGGACGAGGCCGTGGCGGCCCTCACGGCCATGCCCGCCGCCGTTCCCGTGGCCGGCGGCACCGACCTCATGACCGCCGTCAACTCCGGGCAGCTCAGGCCCGCCGCACTGGTGGGCCTCGGCAAGATCAGCGAGATCCGCGGCTGGCAGTACCTCGACGGGCACGCGCTGCTCGGCGCCGGCCTCACCCATGCGCGCATGGGCCGCCCCGACTTCGCCGCCCTGATCCCGGCGCTCGCCGCCGCGGCGCGCGCGGCGGGCCCACCGCAGATCCGCAACGCGGGCACCCTGGGCGGCAACATCGCGACGGCCGCCCCCACCGGGGACGCGCTTCCCGTACTGGCCGCCCTGGAGGCGACGCTGATCATCGCGGGCCCGGGCGGAGCCCGCCGGGAGATCCCGGTGTCGCACCTGCTGGCCGGTGTGGAGATGCTGCGCGGCGGCGAACTCATCGGGTACGTGCGCGTGCCCCTGCTGCACGCCCCGCAGGTCTTCCTCAAGGCCACCGGCCGCACCGGCCCCGGCCGCGCGGTCGCGTCGGTCGCGCTGGTCCTCGACCCCGCCCGGCGCGGAGTGCGGTGCGCCGTCGGTGCCATAGCGCCGATGCCGCTCAGGCCCCTGGACGCCGAGCAGTGGGTCGCCCGGCTGATCGACTGGGACAACAGCCGCGCGATCGTCCCCGAAGCGCTGGCCGCCTTCGGGGAGTACGTCGCCGCGGCCTGCATCCCCGATCCGGTCCCGGCCGAGGACGGCTCCGTACAACAGCTTCCGCCCGCCGTACTGCACCTGCGGCGCACCGTCGCCGCGCTGGCCCGACGAGCACTGGGGAGGGCGCTGTCGTGACCGACGACCAGCACGGAGAGGGCACGCCCCAGAGCGGCAGCCGCTGGGACCCGCTGCCCCAGGGCGACTACGACGACGGCGCCACCGCCTTCGTGAAACTCCCCGAAGGGGGCATCGACGCCCTCCTGGCCTCCGCCGACAGCCCGCTGGCCGCGCCCGGCCACGGCTATGTGCCGCCGCAGATAACGGCCGACCCCGCGGGGACCGACCCCGCCCCCGGCGGCTGGCCGGCGCCCGCCGAACCCGTGCAGTGGCCCGACCCGAACGCGGTACCCCAGGACACCGGGAGCGACCGGTTCTCGTACAACCCGGGGGCGACCGGGCAGTGGAACTTCGGGACCGTCGATGGATCGGCGGGATCGGCGGAGCACACGGCAGCGGCGCCGGGCCACGATGTGACCGGGCAGTGGTCGATCCCGGTCGCCGGAGGCGAGCTTCCGGACGAATCGGGCGAGTTCACCACGTCGTCCCTGGTCGAGCAGTGGGGCGGCACACCGCCGGCCACACTCCCCGGCGGCGCGGCCGCTCCCTGGGCGACGGAGGCCGCCGGGCAGCCGTGGGCGCGGGACGCGGCGAACACCGCGCCTCCCGCCGACGCCGCGGTGGACGCACCCGGCCAGACGCACGGCGAGGTGTCCGCGCAGGCGTACACGAGGCCACACCCGGGGACTCCGGCGCAGCAGCACGGGGGCGCTCCCGCCCGGCCGCACGCGGACGCTCACGGGGAACGCGCGGCACAGCCGCACGCGGAGGAGTACGGGGAACGCGCGGCTCAGCCGCACGCGGAGGAGTACGGAGAGCGCGCGGCTCAGTCGCACGCGGACGCTCGTGCCCAGCAGCACCCTGAACTCCATGCCTCGCAGGACCCTGAACTCCACGCCCCGCAGCACGACGAGGCACCCGCCCGGCCCGCATCCGACGGGGCCCACGACCGACAGTCCGCGGACGGAACCGCCGTAGCGGACTCACTGAGCGCGCACGAGAGAGCCGTAGCCGCCGCACAGGCCGCTCAGAGGGCCCGTGAGGCAGCCCAGGCGGCCGAGGATGCCCAGGGGGCCGCAGAGGCCGCTGAGAGGGCCGTGGAGCGTTCCGGGGAGCCCGAGCCGGAGCGGGGCTCGGAGCCGGAGTCGCGTGCCGACGCGGAGGCCGGTGAGGAGTCCGCCGGAGCCGAGGCCCAGGACGAGGCGCCCCCGCCGCCCGGCGAGGAGCACCCGCTCGCCTCGTACGTCCTGCGCGTCAACGGCGTCGACCGGCCCGTCACCGACGCCTGGATCGGCGAATCGCTGCTGTACGTCCTGCGCGAACGGCTCGGCCTCGCCGGTGCCAAGGACGGCTGCTCGCAGGGCGAGTGCGGCGCGTGCAACGTCCAGGTAGACGGCCGGCTCGTCGCCTCCTGCCTGGTGCCCGGGGTCACCGCGGCCGGCAGCGAGGTCCGTACGGTCGAGGGCCTCGCGGAGGAGGGCCACCCCTCCGACGTGCAGCGGGCGCTCGCCCGGTGCGGCGCGGTGCAGTGCGGCTTCTGCGTGCCGGGCATGGCGATGACCGTGCACGACCTGCTGGAGGGCAACCCGGCGCCGACCGAACTCGAGGCCCGCCAGGCGCTGTGCGGCAACCTGTGCCGCTGCTCCGGCTACCGCGGCGTCCTGGACGCCGTCAAGGAAGTCGTCGCCGAACGCGAGGCGCACCGCGCCGCCGACGCTGAGACGGACGCGAACGAGGCACGTATCCCGCACCAGGCGGGCCCGGGAGCCGGCGGCGTCAACCCGTCGGCGTTCGAGCCGCACGACCAGGCGTACGGACAGGACGGAGGCCCGGCGTGAGCAACGAAGCCGCCACCGCGACCACGGCCGCGGAGGCAGCCCCCGCCCCCGAGGAGATCCCGCACGGCCTCGGCGTGTCCTTGCACCCCGCCGACGCGGGCGCCAAGACCGAGGGCACGTTCCCGTACGCGGCCGACCTGTGGGCCGAGGGCCTGCTCTGGGCCGCCGTCCTGCGCTCACCGCACCCGCACGCGCGCATTGTGTCGATCGACACGTCCCACGCGCGCGAGATGCCCGGCGTCCGCGCCGTCGTCACCCACGAGGACGTGCCCGGCGCACCCCGGTACGGCCGGGGCAGCGCCGACCGCCCGGTGTTCGCCTCCGAGGTCGTACGCCACCACGGCGAACCCATCGCCGCCGTCGCCGCCGACCACCCCGACACCGCGCGGATGGCCGCGGCGGCCGTCACCGTCGAGTACGAAGTACTCGACCCGGTGACGGATCCGGAACAGGCCTTCGAGGCCGAGGCGCTGCACCCCGACGGCAACCTGATCCGCCACATCCCGCTGCGCCACGGCGACCCGGACGCGGCCGGCGACATCGTCGTCGAGGGCCAGTACCGCATCGGCCGCCAGGACCCGGCGCCCATAGGAGCCGAGGCGGGTCTCGCGGTGCCGCGACCGGACGGCGGCGTCGAGCTGTATCTGGCGTCCACGGACCCGCACAGCGACCGCGACACGGCCGCCGCCTGCTACGGCCTGGAGCCCGACCGCGTGAAGGTCGTCGTCACCGGCGTGCCCGGCGCGACCGCCGACCGTGAGGACCAGGGCTTCCAACTCCCGCTGGGCCTGCTGGCGTTGAAGACCGGCTGCCCGGTCAAACTGACCGCCACGCGCGAAGAGTCCTTCCTGGGCCACACC contains:
- a CDS encoding (2Fe-2S)-binding protein, translating into MTDDQHGEGTPQSGSRWDPLPQGDYDDGATAFVKLPEGGIDALLASADSPLAAPGHGYVPPQITADPAGTDPAPGGWPAPAEPVQWPDPNAVPQDTGSDRFSYNPGATGQWNFGTVDGSAGSAEHTAAAPGHDVTGQWSIPVAGGELPDESGEFTTSSLVEQWGGTPPATLPGGAAAPWATEAAGQPWARDAANTAPPADAAVDAPGQTHGEVSAQAYTRPHPGTPAQQHGGAPARPHADAHGERAAQPHAEEYGERAAQPHAEEYGERAAQSHADARAQQHPELHASQDPELHAPQHDEAPARPASDGAHDRQSADGTAVADSLSAHERAVAAAQAAQRAREAAQAAEDAQGAAEAAERAVERSGEPEPERGSEPESRADAEAGEESAGAEAQDEAPPPPGEEHPLASYVLRVNGVDRPVTDAWIGESLLYVLRERLGLAGAKDGCSQGECGACNVQVDGRLVASCLVPGVTAAGSEVRTVEGLAEEGHPSDVQRALARCGAVQCGFCVPGMAMTVHDLLEGNPAPTELEARQALCGNLCRCSGYRGVLDAVKEVVAEREAHRAADAETDANEARIPHQAGPGAGGVNPSAFEPHDQAYGQDGGPA
- a CDS encoding beta-N-acetylhexosaminidase; translated protein: MTELIPAPHHMERTERFYELGDDFGIEAGLGTEGTARWLRATLGAATGLALPPKEGGQYDVLHLSVRPGLDAEAYRLVVAPHGVHIQGGSPAGVFWGAQTLRQLLGPDAFRRAPLPGRTWRLPLTEIRDAPRFRWRGLMLDVARHFMPKDGVLRYLDLMAAHKLNVFHFHLTDDQGWRIEIKKYPRLTEVGSWRARTKFGHRASPLWEEKPHGGFYTQDDIREIVAYAAERHITVVPEIDVPGHSQAAIAAYPELGNTDVIDTTSLTVWDNWGVSLNVLAPSDNTLRFYEGVFEELLELFPSEFIHIGGDECAKEQWRESPFVQARIKELGLADEDGLQSWFIGHFDRWLSARGRRLIGWDEILEGGLAPGAAVSSWRGYAGGIAAARAGHDVVMCPEQQVYLDHRQDGGADEPVPIGYVRTLEDVYRFEPVPPELTPEQTRHVLGTQANVWTEVMEDHARVDYQTFPRLAAFAEVAWSVGLPAPAERDFADFERRMAVHYRRLDALGVAYRPPAGPLPWQRRPGVLGRPIEGAPPNR
- a CDS encoding FAD binding domain-containing protein, yielding MTTSAPQAAQAVTLPTTLDEAVAALTAMPAAVPVAGGTDLMTAVNSGQLRPAALVGLGKISEIRGWQYLDGHALLGAGLTHARMGRPDFAALIPALAAAARAAGPPQIRNAGTLGGNIATAAPTGDALPVLAALEATLIIAGPGGARREIPVSHLLAGVEMLRGGELIGYVRVPLLHAPQVFLKATGRTGPGRAVASVALVLDPARRGVRCAVGAIAPMPLRPLDAEQWVARLIDWDNSRAIVPEALAAFGEYVAAACIPDPVPAEDGSVQQLPPAVLHLRRTVAALARRALGRALS